Sequence from the Actinocatenispora sera genome:
CCAGCCAAGAGCTGCCCGGAGCCCAGCGTGGCCGGCGCCGACACCAGCGAGGACTGCCTGTACCTCAAGATCGAGAAACCGGCCGACGCCAAGCCCGGCGAGAAGCTGCCGGTGATGTACGAGTTCCACGGCGGCGGCTTCCTCGGCGAGAACCGTACCGACCAGGGCGAGAACCTGGTGCGTACCGGTCGCGTCGTCTACGTGTACGTCGGCTACCGGCTGGGCGTGCTGGGATTCCTGGCGCACGCGGCGCTCGGCGAGCACTCCGGCGACTACGGCCTCCAGGACCAACAGGCCGGGCTGCGCTGGGTACAGCGCAACATCACGCACTTCGGCGGCGACCCGCAGAACGTCACGGTGTTCGGCGAGTCGGCCGGCGGCGCGAGCGTGTGCGACCAGGTGGCCTCGCCGACCGCGAAGGGCCTGTTTCAGAAGGGGATCAGCGTCAGCGGCTTCTACAACTATCAGAACAACACCATCTGGTCGAAGGCCGACTGCAAGTCCACCTACTACACCGAGTCACAGGCGCAGCGCACCGGCGCGCAGTTCGCGGCGAAGCTCGGCTGCGGCCACGGCGACGTCGCGGCCTGCCTGCGCAAGGTGCCCGCGCAGACGCTGGTGGACAAGGGCGGTCAGTTCGTGGATCCGACCGCCGGTGGCACCATCGGCCCGATCGTCAACGGCACCACGCTGACCATGCCCCCGGCCAAGGCGTTCGCCACCGGACACGTCAACCACGTCAGCCTGATCACCGACGTGGGACGCGACGAGTTCAACGGCGGCATCTACGAGAACCAGCCCGGACTGCACACCGTGGTCGCCGACACACCGGCGCAGTACCGGCAGCTGACCACCGAGCAGTTCGGCCGGCTCGCGCCGGCGGTGCGGCGGCTCTATCCGCTCAGCCGGTACTCCTCGCCGTTCATCGCCTACCGCGCGATCATGGCCGACTCGGCGTCGGTGTGCCCGCTGCTGGACGCCAACGACGAGCTGGCCCGGCACATCCCGCTCTACGCCGACCTCGACGAGGACGCCGACAACCCGGCGCACGAGATCACCGGACCGGTCGGCGCCGTACACAGCGGTACCAACCTGCTCGTGCACTACCCGCCGGGCAAGCTGGATGCCAACCAGGCGGCGCTGCAGGACCAACTGCTCGCCGAGTGGACCAGTTTCGCCCGCACCGGCAACCCGGCGGCCGCGCACAGCCCGGCCTGGCGGCGCTACGACCGGCAGCACCAGCAGGTGCTGTCGCTGCGGCCAGCCGGCGCGAGCGTACTGATCCCGGCCCAGCAACTGCGCGACCAGCACCACTGCGCGTTCTGGTCGCGCACGACGCACTACTGATGCACGGCCGTGCGGACGCGAACGGTGCGCCCGCACGGGCACCGTGCGTACGGCGAGGTCCGGCCGGTAGCGCACGCTCGCCGTTGGCCACCCGGCACTTGCGCTCCGCGGTACGAGCGAGGCGCGGCACTCCGTGGCCGACAGAAACCGTGACAGGCTCGGGGTACCTGTCACGGTTTCTGTCGACACCGGATCTGCCTGCCCTGGGTAGCCCGACGTCCCACCGGCGTGCGGTGACATCGCCCGAACGATCGCCAGCCCGGTGCCACCGCCAGGGCCGGCCTGGAAGCTGTGTCGAAGATCGAGAGGCGACCGGTCAATCGGCGCCGGCATCGTCAGGTGCGGGGTTTCAGGCTGACGTGCTCGTGCTGGACGCTGGTGTTGTAGTGCGGGTCGCCGCCCTGGTAGGGGGTCGCGGAGACGGTCTTGCCGTCCACGACGAACGAGCCCACCGGAAGGTAGTTGAGCGTGCCGGAACGCAGGCTTGCCGGTACGTCGAAGGCGAGGTCGAGGTGGCCACCGGCGGCCCCGGGAGCATCCGACTCGCTGGTGGTGTCGCCGCTGCTGGTGGCGTGGCCGGTCAGGGTGGCGCCGCCGGCGGTCAGGGTCAGGCTGCGCGCCACGTCCGGCTTGAACTGCGACAGGCTGTCGGTGTTGAAGCCGACGGTGACGAACAGCCAGGCGCGGCCCTTGCGCGCCCAGCCGAGCTTGTCGGCGTACGGGGCGAGCACGGCCTTGCCGCTGGCGAAGGTCAGGCCGGCGGTGCTGTGCGGACCGGTCACGTAGTACGCGTCGTCGAACGAGGGGCTGGCCGCGCGCACCGGGTAGTACAGCGGGCTCGCGGTGCGGGTGCGCTTGCCGGTGCGCAGGTCGAGGTCCTGCGCCCGGCCGCCGTCGTTCATCCGCAGCGAGACCGGCGCGCCGGCCGGCACCGACACGATGATCGTCTCGTCGGCGATCAGCTGGCCGGGCACGCTGCGGCTGGTGCCGTCGACCACGAGGGCGGCCTTGCTGGCGTTCAGGGCGTCACCGTCGTAGCCGGGCAGGCCGGGCTGGGCGGCGCCCGTGCCGCTGGTGCTGTTCGGGGTCAGGTGTGCCAGCACGAACTCGTACCCGGACCTGGCGTGCACGGGCAGCGCCTGGTCACCGAGTTGGGCGACGCCGAGCTGGTCGGCGGTAAGCGTCGTCGCCCGCGCCACCCGGTCGAGTTGCAGGTACGAGTGCGGCCCGACCAGCACCGCCTTGCTCGGCGTGAGGCTCTTGGTGCTGCTGATCCCCTGGTACGCGCGGCCGATCGCGGTGGTGAAGTCGGCCGGCGCGGTGGAGCCGGTCTCCGATGGCGACGGCGTCGGCGAGGCCGCCCTGCTGCCACCGGGCGGGGTGGCGCATCCGGCAGCGAGCAGCATCGCCGCCCCGATCGTGACCGCTGCTGTCGCCCGCCGCATGCTGCCCCCTCGTCGCCGACCGCACAGACGTTAGCGCCTCGCCGCCGCGGGGCCGAGCGGAGTTACCGCGCCGTACTGCCGTGCGCGGCCCGGCGCACGGCAGTACGGGCGGCTGTGCGGGCTCAGCCCATGGACTTGGCGCCGTCGATCGACTCGCGGATGATGTCGGCGTGGCCGGCGTGCTGCGCGGTCTCGGCGGCGATGTGCAGCAGCGTGCGCCGCACCGACCAGCGGGCGCCGGGCTCGTTCCACGGCGCGTCCGGCAGGGGGTGGCTGGCGTCGAGGTCGGGCACGGTGCGCACCAGCTCGTCGGTGCGCCGGGCCACCTGCTCGTACTCCTCGAGCGCCCCGGCGAGGGTGTCGCCGGGCAGCATCGCGAACTCGTCGGCGCGGGCCTGGAAGTCGGCTTCGGTCATCTTGGTGAAGTCGGGCATCGCCGAGGGGCCCTGGACGATGAAGGCGGCCCAGCCGCGTTCGACCGAGGTGACGTGTTTGATCAGTCCGCCGATGCACAGCTGGCTGACGGTGCTGCGCTGCGCGGCCTGCTCGTCGGTCAGGTCGCGGGTGGTGAAGCGCAGGAAGTGCCGCTGGTGCGCGAGCATCTGCAGGATGTCGGCGCGCTCCTGGCTGATCGCCGGCTGCTCGGTGGTGCTGGTCGGCTCGTTCACGGTCGTCATGATGCTCCCAAGCGGCTCGTTCTCGCTGTTGAAGACGAGGTTAGTCGCCCTTGCGGTCAACTCCTGTCCTCAACAAGCGGCGATGCTGGGTGACCGCCGTAACGAAGCAGCCGCGGCACCTTGATCGCGAGGCCGGCCAGGAACAGCACCAGCAGGGTGCCGCTGATCATCGTGGTACCGGCGACGCCGAGTACCTCGGCGACCGCGCCGAGCATGATCGTCGCGAGCGGCATCACCCCGATCGCGAGCTCCTGCAGCCCGAGTACCCGGCCCTGCACCGCCGGCGGGGTCAGCATCAGCAGCAGCGTGGTCTGCAGTACCCCGAACGCCGAGCTGGCCAGCCCCACCCCGGCGAGCAGCGCGAACGAGACCGGTACCGAGCCGGAGATCGCGAACGCCACCCACAGCGTGCCCCACAGCGCCGTGCCACCGACGAACATCGCACCCTTGTACCGGAAGTCGCCCAGCGCGGCGATGACCAGCGAGCCGACCAGCCCGCCGAGCCCGCTGCAGGTCAGCAGCCAGCCCAGGCCGCCGGCGTCCAGCCCGAGGTGCACCTTCGCGAACACCGGCATGAACGCCTGGTAGATCGGCCACAGAAAGATGTTGGCCACCAACGTGATCAGCAGTACCGCGGCCGCCAGCCGGTTGCCGAACACGGTGCGCACGCCGCTGGAGACCAGCTGCCGCAACGACTCCCCGCCGGGGTGGGCCACCCGCCGCGCCGCGTTGCGCAGCGGCCACAGCGTCACCAACGAGACCGCGAACCATGCGGTGGACACCCACAGCGCGCCGGCGGCGCCCAGCGCGCTGATCATCGCGCCGCCGATCGCCGGCCCGATCACCTGCGTCATGTTCATCACGATGGAGTTGAGCGCGTTGGCGTTGCTGAGGCTCTCACGCCCGACGAAGTCCAGGACCAGGGTGGAGCGCGCCGGCTGCGACGGCGACTGCGCCAACCCCAGGCACAGCCCGCCGGCCACCAGCAGCCAGTAGGGCGCGGTGCCGGTGGACACCAGCACCGACAGCAGCAGTACCACCGTCAGCGCCCAGCCCGAGGCGACCAGCAGCAGCCGGGCGCGGTCGAACCGGTCGGAGACCACGCCCGACAGCGGGCCGAGCATCATCGGCGCCAGCCGTACCGCGGTGAAGATGGCCAGCAGGAACTCCGAGCCGGTGGTGTCGAACACCAGCCAGCCGAGGATCAGCGTCTGGGTCCACACGCCGCCGAAGAAGAACAGGTTCGACACCCACAGCAGCCGAAACCGCGGGTAGCGCAGCAGCGACGCGAACACCTTGCGGTGCAACCCGTCGGGCCGCGGGGGAGCGACCGGCGGGGCCGCCTGTACCATTGCTACTCCTCTGCACCCCGGCACGCCGGCGCCGACCCGAATCGCCATCCGGGTCGGATCGCCTGGTGTGAAAGGGAAAGCTACGTCAGCCGCGGACCACGTTGCCGGCGACGATGACGGTGTCGCGGTCCGGGGCGCGGGTGATCGCGTCCTGCGGGTTCTGCGCGTCCAGCAGGACCAGGTCGGCCGGCGCGCCGACGACCAGGTCGTGGCGCTCGCGGCCGACGAACCCGGCCGCCGCCGAGGTGGCGATGCGCGCCGCGGACAGCAGATCCTCGTCGCGCCGCCAGCCGGCCAGCTGCGCCAGGGTGCCGGCCAGTCGCAGCACGTCCCCGTCGCCGAACGGGCCCCACAGGTCGCGGATCCCGTCGGTACCCAGGCCCACCGGTACGCCGGCGTCGCGCAGCGCGGTGTTCGGCAGCCGCGGCGCGGTCACTCCGGCCACGGTGCTCAGCGACACCCCGGCCTCGGCCATCGCGTCGACCAGCTGCCGCTGCCGGTCGGGCGCGAGGTTACCCAGCGCGAAGCCGTGCGAGATGTTGACCCGGCCCGCCAGCCCGCTGACCCGGGTGCGCTCGATGATCAGCTCGTACTGGAAGGCGCCCAGCTCGCCGCGGTCGTGCAGGTGGATGTCGAGCCCGACGCCGCGCCGTACGGCGATGTCGAACAGCGCGTCCAGCTGGCCGACCGGGTCGCGGTCGATCGACGCCGGGTCCAGCCCGCCGATGTGGTCGGCGCCCTCGGCGGCGGCCTGGTCGAGCAGGTCCAGCACCCCGGGGCGGCGCAGCACGCCGTCCTGCGGGAACGCCACGATCTCCAGCCGGATACCGGGATCGACCGCGGCGACCGCGTCGCGCACCACCTGGATGCCGGTCAGGCCGACGCCGAGGTCGACGTCGACGTGGCTGCGAAACGCGGTGGTACCGAAGGCGACCAGTTGGCGCACCAGCGCGGTGGTGGCCTCCGGGCTGGGGATGCCGAGCTCGTCGCGGTGCGCCCGCTCGTGCGCGATGCGGTCCTGGGTGGTCGGCTCGCCGCCGTAGGACACCCAGGGCCTGCCCCACCAGCTCTTGTCCAGGTGCGCGTGCGCGTTGACCAGGCCGGGCAGCGCGAGCAGCCCGCGCCCGTCTACCAGCGTGGTACCGGCGGGCTCGCCGGCGCCGGTCGGCCGGATGTCGGCGATCGTCCCGTTCTCGATGACGATGTCGCTGGCCGCGCCACCCCACGGTCGCACGTTGGTCACCACGGAACGGGTCATCTCGCACCTTTCTTCGCTGGTCCCGGCGGCTCAGGCGGCCCCAGCGAAAATGGTATACCAAATGACGGCATGGATCCGTGGCGCGAGCGGTGACCGTACCCACCCGCTGCCGCGGCAGCACCGGGCGCAGCAACACCGGTTTCGCCGGTCCTGATGAGCGGTGACGACCCGGACCGTGGCGCTCGTCGTCCCACCGGCGGTGTCCGGCGACCTGCTCCCGACCGGGCAACCCGAGCAGCGTCGTCCGTGGACGGGGTGGACGCGCCGAGTGCGGCGG
This genomic interval carries:
- a CDS encoding MFS transporter, with the protein product MVQAAPPVAPPRPDGLHRKVFASLLRYPRFRLLWVSNLFFFGGVWTQTLILGWLVFDTTGSEFLLAIFTAVRLAPMMLGPLSGVVSDRFDRARLLLVASGWALTVVLLLSVLVSTGTAPYWLLVAGGLCLGLAQSPSQPARSTLVLDFVGRESLSNANALNSIVMNMTQVIGPAIGGAMISALGAAGALWVSTAWFAVSLVTLWPLRNAARRVAHPGGESLRQLVSSGVRTVFGNRLAAAVLLITLVANIFLWPIYQAFMPVFAKVHLGLDAGGLGWLLTCSGLGGLVGSLVIAALGDFRYKGAMFVGGTALWGTLWVAFAISGSVPVSFALLAGVGLASSAFGVLQTTLLLMLTPPAVQGRVLGLQELAIGVMPLATIMLGAVAEVLGVAGTTMISGTLLVLFLAGLAIKVPRLLRYGGHPASPLVEDRS
- a CDS encoding amidohydrolase; its protein translation is MTRSVVTNVRPWGGAASDIVIENGTIADIRPTGAGEPAGTTLVDGRGLLALPGLVNAHAHLDKSWWGRPWVSYGGEPTTQDRIAHERAHRDELGIPSPEATTALVRQLVAFGTTAFRSHVDVDLGVGLTGIQVVRDAVAAVDPGIRLEIVAFPQDGVLRRPGVLDLLDQAAAEGADHIGGLDPASIDRDPVGQLDALFDIAVRRGVGLDIHLHDRGELGAFQYELIIERTRVSGLAGRVNISHGFALGNLAPDRQRQLVDAMAEAGVSLSTVAGVTAPRLPNTALRDAGVPVGLGTDGIRDLWGPFGDGDVLRLAGTLAQLAGWRRDEDLLSAARIATSAAAGFVGRERHDLVVGAPADLVLLDAQNPQDAITRAPDRDTVIVAGNVVRG
- a CDS encoding DinB family protein codes for the protein MTTVNEPTSTTEQPAISQERADILQMLAHQRHFLRFTTRDLTDEQAAQRSTVSQLCIGGLIKHVTSVERGWAAFIVQGPSAMPDFTKMTEADFQARADEFAMLPGDTLAGALEEYEQVARRTDELVRTVPDLDASHPLPDAPWNEPGARWSVRRTLLHIAAETAQHAGHADIIRESIDGAKSMG
- a CDS encoding carboxylesterase/lipase family protein: MAELSGNRRRWRLGTSIAAAGIAAVTALALVVPALWTRAQHGAAAPSCTSGTTVNTADGPVCGTSADGVTSYQGIPYAAPPVGALRWRPPQPHQPWSKTLPATQPAKSCPEPSVAGADTSEDCLYLKIEKPADAKPGEKLPVMYEFHGGGFLGENRTDQGENLVRTGRVVYVYVGYRLGVLGFLAHAALGEHSGDYGLQDQQAGLRWVQRNITHFGGDPQNVTVFGESAGGASVCDQVASPTAKGLFQKGISVSGFYNYQNNTIWSKADCKSTYYTESQAQRTGAQFAAKLGCGHGDVAACLRKVPAQTLVDKGGQFVDPTAGGTIGPIVNGTTLTMPPAKAFATGHVNHVSLITDVGRDEFNGGIYENQPGLHTVVADTPAQYRQLTTEQFGRLAPAVRRLYPLSRYSSPFIAYRAIMADSASVCPLLDANDELARHIPLYADLDEDADNPAHEITGPVGAVHSGTNLLVHYPPGKLDANQAALQDQLLAEWTSFARTGNPAAAHSPAWRRYDRQHQQVLSLRPAGASVLIPAQQLRDQHHCAFWSRTTHY